The following coding sequences lie in one Carassius gibelio isolate Cgi1373 ecotype wild population from Czech Republic chromosome A17, carGib1.2-hapl.c, whole genome shotgun sequence genomic window:
- the LOC128031655 gene encoding prolyl 4-hydroxylase subunit alpha-1 isoform X2, producing MALCWFLLSFLFHSLYAHNDFFTSIGQMTDLLYTEKDLVTSLKEYIRQEENRLEQVKDWADKLDSLTITATQDPEGYLGHPVNAFKLMKRLNSEWADLESLVLKDTANGFISNLTVQRQFFPTDEDQTGAAKALLRLQDTYQLSANTISNGDLPGVVHKSRMTVADCFELGKIAYSEADYYHTELWMAQALTQLDEGEESTIDKVTVMDYLSYAIYQQGELERALELTKRMLKLDPNHQRANGNLKYFEFQLEKQRKPESEKEQEDTKKEKKVLDKRDARRKRSKDPLPERKKYEMLCRGEGIKLTPRRQSRLFCRYFDNNRNPQLLLSPVKQEDEWDRPHIVRYHDIISDSEIKTVKELAKPRLKRATVHDPITGKLTTAQYRVSKSAWLSAYEHSTIEKINQRIEDITGLEMDTAEELQVANYGVGGQYEPHFDFGRKDEPDAFKELGTGNRIATWLFYMSDVSAGGATVFTDVGAAVWPKKGTAVFWYNLFASGEGDYSTRHAACPVLVGSKWVSNKWIHERGQEFRRPCEISEDE from the exons ATGGCTTTGTGTTGGTTCCTGTTGAGTTTCCTCTTCCATTCCCTGTATGCCCACAATGACTTCTTCACTTCTATAG GTCAGATGACAGACCTACTGTACACAGAGAAGGACCTGGTGACATCACTTAAAGAATACATCAGACAAGAGGAAAATAGACTAGAGCAGGTCAAAGA CTGGGCAGACAAACTGGACTCACTGACAATCACAGCCACGCAGGACCCTGAGGGATACCTGGGACATCCGGTCAATGCCTTTAAGCTGATGAAACGACTCAACAGTGAGTGGGCTGATCTGGAGAGCCTGGTGCTGAAAGACACTGCCAATG GGTTTATTTCTAATCTGACCGTCCAGAGACAGTTTTTCCCAACAGATGAGGACCAGACCGGAGCAGCCAAAGCTTTGCTTCGATTACAGGACACATACCAGCTGTCTGCCAACACCATCTCTAATGGAGACTTGCCTG GTGTTGTGCACAAGAGCCGGATGACAGTGGCAGACTGCTTTGAGCTGGGCAAGATTGCTTACTCTGAGGCAGATTATTATCACACAGAGCTCTGGATGGCTCAGGCCCTCACACAGCTGGATGAAGGGGAGGAATCCACCATAGACAAGGTCACAGTCATGGACTACCTCAGTTATGCCATCTACCAGCAAGGGGAACTAGAGCGAGCCCTCGAGCTCACCAAGAGGATGCTGAAACTAG ACCCGAATCACCAGAGGGCCAATGGGAACCTAAAGTACTTTGAGTTCCAGCTGGAGAAGCAGAGAAAGCCAGAGTCCGAGAAGGAACAGGAAGatacaaaaaaagagaagaaagtgCTGGACAAACGTGACGCTCGGAGGAAACGGTCCAAAGACCCTCTGCCAGAGAGGAAGAAATATGAAATGCTGTGCCGAGGAGAGGGAATCAAACTG ACACCCCGCAGACAGAGTCGACTGTTTTGCCGCTACTTTGACAACAACCGCAATCCGCAGTTGCTTTTGTCTCCAGTGAAGCAAGAAGATGAATGGGACCGCCCACATATCGTTCGCTATCATGACATCATCTCTGACAGTGAGATCAAGACAGTGAAGGAGTTGGCAAAACCCAGA CTAAAGCGAGCAACTGTGCACGATCCCATTACGGGAAAACTGACCACTGCCCAATACAGAGTCTCCAAGAG CGCTTGGCTGTCTGCATATGAGCATTCTACGATTGAAAAGATTAACCAGCGTATCGAGGATATAACAGGCCTGGAGATGGACACGGCAGAAGAACTGCAG GTTGCAAATTATGGAGTTGGCGGTCAGTACGAACCTCATTTTGACTTTGGAAGA AAAGATGAACCAGATGCCTTTAAAGAACTCGGAACAGGAAACCGAATCGCCACTTGGCTCTTTTAT ATGAGTGACGTGTCAGCAGGCGGCGCTACAGTCTTCACAGATGTCGGAGCAGCAGTATggcctaaaaaa GGTACAGCAGTGTTCTGGTATAACCTTTTTGCCAGTGGAGAAGGAGACTACAGCACAAGACATGCTGCCTGTCCAGTATTAGTAGGCAGCAAATGGG TATCAAACAAATGGATACATGAACGAGGTCAAGAATTCAGACGGCCCTGTGAAATCTCAGAGGATGAATGA
- the LOC128031655 gene encoding prolyl 4-hydroxylase subunit alpha-1 isoform X1, whose translation MALCWFLLSFLFHSLYAHNDFFTSIGQMTDLLYTEKDLVTSLKEYIRQEENRLEQVKDWADKLDSLTITATQDPEGYLGHPVNAFKLMKRLNSEWADLESLVLKDTANGFISNLTVQRQFFPTDEDQTGAAKALLRLQDTYQLSANTISNGDLPGVVHKSRMTVADCFELGKIAYSEADYYHTELWMAQALTQLDEGEESTIDKVTVMDYLSYAIYQQGELERALELTKRMLKLDPNHQRANGNLKYFEFQLEKQRKPESEKEQEDTKKEKKVLDKRDARRKRSKDPLPERKKYEMLCRGEGIKLTPRRQSRLFCRYFDNNRNPQLLLSPVKQEDEWDRPHIVRYHDIISDSEIKTVKELAKPRLRRATISNPTTGVLETAPYRISKSAWLSAYEHSTIEKINQRIEDITGLEMDTAEELQVANYGVGGQYEPHFDFGRKDEPDAFKELGTGNRIATWLFYMSDVSAGGATVFTDVGAAVWPKKGTAVFWYNLFASGEGDYSTRHAACPVLVGSKWVSNKWIHERGQEFRRPCEISEDE comes from the exons ATGGCTTTGTGTTGGTTCCTGTTGAGTTTCCTCTTCCATTCCCTGTATGCCCACAATGACTTCTTCACTTCTATAG GTCAGATGACAGACCTACTGTACACAGAGAAGGACCTGGTGACATCACTTAAAGAATACATCAGACAAGAGGAAAATAGACTAGAGCAGGTCAAAGA CTGGGCAGACAAACTGGACTCACTGACAATCACAGCCACGCAGGACCCTGAGGGATACCTGGGACATCCGGTCAATGCCTTTAAGCTGATGAAACGACTCAACAGTGAGTGGGCTGATCTGGAGAGCCTGGTGCTGAAAGACACTGCCAATG GGTTTATTTCTAATCTGACCGTCCAGAGACAGTTTTTCCCAACAGATGAGGACCAGACCGGAGCAGCCAAAGCTTTGCTTCGATTACAGGACACATACCAGCTGTCTGCCAACACCATCTCTAATGGAGACTTGCCTG GTGTTGTGCACAAGAGCCGGATGACAGTGGCAGACTGCTTTGAGCTGGGCAAGATTGCTTACTCTGAGGCAGATTATTATCACACAGAGCTCTGGATGGCTCAGGCCCTCACACAGCTGGATGAAGGGGAGGAATCCACCATAGACAAGGTCACAGTCATGGACTACCTCAGTTATGCCATCTACCAGCAAGGGGAACTAGAGCGAGCCCTCGAGCTCACCAAGAGGATGCTGAAACTAG ACCCGAATCACCAGAGGGCCAATGGGAACCTAAAGTACTTTGAGTTCCAGCTGGAGAAGCAGAGAAAGCCAGAGTCCGAGAAGGAACAGGAAGatacaaaaaaagagaagaaagtgCTGGACAAACGTGACGCTCGGAGGAAACGGTCCAAAGACCCTCTGCCAGAGAGGAAGAAATATGAAATGCTGTGCCGAGGAGAGGGAATCAAACTG ACACCCCGCAGACAGAGTCGACTGTTTTGCCGCTACTTTGACAACAACCGCAATCCGCAGTTGCTTTTGTCTCCAGTGAAGCAAGAAGATGAATGGGACCGCCCACATATCGTTCGCTATCATGACATCATCTCTGACAGTGAGATCAAGACAGTGAAGGAGTTGGCAAAACCCAGA CTCCGTAGGGCTACTATATCCAATCCCACCACGGGCGTGCTTGAGACCGCCCCCTACAGGATCAGTAAGAG CGCTTGGCTGTCTGCATATGAGCATTCTACGATTGAAAAGATTAACCAGCGTATCGAGGATATAACAGGCCTGGAGATGGACACGGCAGAAGAACTGCAG GTTGCAAATTATGGAGTTGGCGGTCAGTACGAACCTCATTTTGACTTTGGAAGA AAAGATGAACCAGATGCCTTTAAAGAACTCGGAACAGGAAACCGAATCGCCACTTGGCTCTTTTAT ATGAGTGACGTGTCAGCAGGCGGCGCTACAGTCTTCACAGATGTCGGAGCAGCAGTATggcctaaaaaa GGTACAGCAGTGTTCTGGTATAACCTTTTTGCCAGTGGAGAAGGAGACTACAGCACAAGACATGCTGCCTGTCCAGTATTAGTAGGCAGCAAATGGG TATCAAACAAATGGATACATGAACGAGGTCAAGAATTCAGACGGCCCTGTGAAATCTCAGAGGATGAATGA